CTGCTACACCACATCGGTGGCGGCGGTGGACGCCTCGGGCCAGTGGTGCCGGCAGCAGCGCAAGCTGCTGCCCGTAGCCCGGGGGGAACGCGGCCTGCAGCAGAGTAAAGCCGTGTTTTTGCATATCGCACAGCTGCCGGATCTCTTCCGGCAGCTTTTGTCCGCTCTTCCGCAGGGCGCGAAGGTACAGGCAGTGTGCGTCTCGTCGCGGCCCCGCCCGCTGGAGGGTTCCTACATGCCGGTTTTCTTGGCGGGCGTCAGCCATGCACGCATGGTGGCCGACGCGTTGGGCGTGCCGCTGTACGAGACATCGCATCAGGAGGGGCACCTGCGCGCGGGCCTCTACACAGCCGGTGGGCCGGAGGCGGACGCTTTTCTTGCAATCCATCTGTCGGGCGGCACAAGCGAGCTGCTGCGCGCGACGCGCGCGGAGGACGGCGGTTTTTGCATAACGCTTTTGGGCGGTACGCTCGATGCGAGCGCGGGCCAGCTGATCGACCGCGTGGGCGTGGCGCTGGGGCTGCCCTTTCCGGCGGGGCCGCACCTGGAGAAGCTGGCGCAGGTCTGCGAAAGCGAGCATCCGGACATCCCCGCATCGGTCAAGGGGCTCGACTGCAGCTTCTCGGGCGCGGAATCCTGCGCGATGCGCATGATCCAATCGGGCGCGCCGCCCGAGGTGGTAGCAAATGCGGCGTTTTCGCTCGTGACGCGCACGCTGGAAAAGTGGATCACCAATGCGGTGCGGGAGACTGGCCTGCAAGAGGTGCTGCTGGTGGGCGGGGTGTCCTCCAGCGCGCATATACGGGCGCATCTGCGCGCGCGCCTGCAGAAAAAGGGCGTGCGCGCAAAGCTGTACTTCGCATCGCCCGCGCTCTCCAGCGACAACGCGGCGGGCGTGGCGCTGCTGGGGCGGGACAGGCACTTGCAACAAAATACACATGAGGTGAAATGATTATGGCGGCAACGATATTGGATGGAAAGGCGATCGCGCAGCGCACGCGGGAGCAGCTTGCGCTGCGCGTGGCAGACTTCAGGGCGCAGCACGGCTACGCGCCGGGGCTGGTGGTGATCCTGGTGGGGGAGGATCCCGCCTCGCAGGTTTATGTGCGCAACAAGCACCGCGCCTGCCAGGAGGTGGGCATGCGCTCCATCGTGGAGACGCTTGCGGAAACGACTACACAGGAGGCGCTACTGGCGATGGTGGCGCGCTACAACGCCGATGCGGATATCCACGGCATCCTTGTGCAGATGCCGCTGCCCAGGCATATCGACGAAAAGGCCGTGATCAACGCCATCTCGCCGCAAAAGGACGTCGATGGTTTTCACCCCATGAGCGCGGGCGCGCTGATGGTGGGCGAACAGGGTTTTGTGCCCTGCACGCCGCGGGGTGTCATCACGCTCATTGAGCAAGCTGGCGTGGACATCGCGGGCAAACACGCGGTGGTGGTGGGCCGCAGCAACATCGTGGGCAAGCCGGTGGCCATGCTGCTGCTGCAGCGCCACGCCACGGTGACGATCTGCCATTCGCGCACGCAGGATTTGGGCAGCATTACGCGCCAGGCGGATATCCTGGTGGCGGCGGTGGGCCGGCCCCAGATGATCCGCGGGGATATGATCAAACCCGGCGCGGTGGTTATCGATGTGGGCATCAACCGCGTGCCGGGCAGCAAAAAGCTCTACGGCGACGTGGCCTTTGACGAGGCGGTGGAAGTGGCGGGCGCCATCACGCCCGTGCCCGGCGGGGTGGGGCCCATGACCATCGCCATGCTGCTGCATAACACGCTTGACGCGGCGCTGATGGCCGCGCAGGCGCGCAAGTGAACCGCATGAACGAACTGTTTTTTTCCGTATCCCAGCTCAATGAATACGTGCGCTCCATGCTGCAGATGGACCCGGTGCTGCAGCACGTGCTGCTCTCGGGGGAGATATCCAACTACCGGCGCTACCCATCGGGGCACGCGTATTTTTCGCTGAAGGATCAATCAAGCGCCATCGCCTGCGTGATGTTCAACCAGCAGCTTTCCCAGCTTGACTTTGCCCCTGCAAACGGCCAGATGGTGGAGGCGGGCGGCAACGTATCGATCTACGTCAAGGAGGGGCGCTACCAGTTCTATGTGCGCGACATGCGCCCGGCGGGCGTGGGCGCCCTCTATATGGCGTACGAGGCGCTGAAAAAGAAGCTGGAGGCGCAGGGCCTCTTTGACCAGGCGCGCAAAAAACCCATCCCGTTTCTGCCCCGGTGCGTGGGCGTGGTCACCAGCGCCCAGGGCGCCGCGGTGCGCGATATCATCCGTGTGTGCACGCGCCGCTTCCCTGGCATCGCGCTGCGCGTGATGCCCGTGCCCGTGCAGGGCGCGCAGGCCGCGGCAGATATTGCCCGGGGCATACGCGATTTGGATACCTGGGGCGGGTGCGACGTGATGATCGTGGGGCGCGGCGGCGGATCGCTGGAGGATCTGTGGGCGTTCAACACGGAGGCTGTGGCCCTGGCCATCGCGCAATGCAACACGCCTGTGATCTCTGCGGTGGGGCATGAAACCGATACCACCATCGCGGACTTGGTGGCGGACCTGCGCGCGGCCACGCCGTCGGCGGCGGCGGAGCAGGCGGTGCCCATGAAGGACGAGCTGCTGGAATCCATTGACAGCGCCGCGGCGCATATGGGCCGGCTGGTGCACCATACAATAACGCTGCAAGGGACCAAGCTGCGCGCGCTTCTGGCAAGCCGCGCGCTAGCCTCGCCGGCGGGGTTGGTGGC
Above is a window of Maliibacterium massiliense DNA encoding:
- a CDS encoding O-sialoglycoprotein endopeptidase; translation: MQSIFLGFDTSCYTTSVAAVDASGQWCRQQRKLLPVARGERGLQQSKAVFLHIAQLPDLFRQLLSALPQGAKVQAVCVSSRPRPLEGSYMPVFLAGVSHARMVADALGVPLYETSHQEGHLRAGLYTAGGPEADAFLAIHLSGGTSELLRATRAEDGGFCITLLGGTLDASAGQLIDRVGVALGLPFPAGPHLEKLAQVCESEHPDIPASVKGLDCSFSGAESCAMRMIQSGAPPEVVANAAFSLVTRTLEKWITNAVRETGLQEVLLVGGVSSSAHIRAHLRARLQKKGVRAKLYFASPALSSDNAAGVALLGRDRHLQQNTHEVK
- the folD gene encoding bifunctional methylenetetrahydrofolate dehydrogenase/methenyltetrahydrofolate cyclohydrolase FolD, whose product is MAATILDGKAIAQRTREQLALRVADFRAQHGYAPGLVVILVGEDPASQVYVRNKHRACQEVGMRSIVETLAETTTQEALLAMVARYNADADIHGILVQMPLPRHIDEKAVINAISPQKDVDGFHPMSAGALMVGEQGFVPCTPRGVITLIEQAGVDIAGKHAVVVGRSNIVGKPVAMLLLQRHATVTICHSRTQDLGSITRQADILVAAVGRPQMIRGDMIKPGAVVIDVGINRVPGSKKLYGDVAFDEAVEVAGAITPVPGGVGPMTIAMLLHNTLDAALMAAQARK
- the xseA gene encoding exodeoxyribonuclease VII large subunit — protein: MNELFFSVSQLNEYVRSMLQMDPVLQHVLLSGEISNYRRYPSGHAYFSLKDQSSAIACVMFNQQLSQLDFAPANGQMVEAGGNVSIYVKEGRYQFYVRDMRPAGVGALYMAYEALKKKLEAQGLFDQARKKPIPFLPRCVGVVTSAQGAAVRDIIRVCTRRFPGIALRVMPVPVQGAQAAADIARGIRDLDTWGGCDVMIVGRGGGSLEDLWAFNTEAVALAIAQCNTPVISAVGHETDTTIADLVADLRAATPSAAAEQAVPMKDELLESIDSAAAHMGRLVHHTITLQGTKLRALLASRALASPAGLVAARASELSTLAARMDGVVQKKLEGASHALALSSAKLAALNPDTVLARGFARVQDAQSGRTIVSAAQATKETTLRIFWQDGARTARVTDEEGMH